Proteins encoded in a region of the Paenibacillus pedocola genome:
- a CDS encoding helix-turn-helix transcriptional regulator: MISSEKVGKRIAMLRREKQLSQEQLAEQLHVSAQAVSKWETGKSLPETATLPLLSSILGHSIDSILLPQELTVLSAVYTDGYEQQDVTHFVNQFITGSKLSLAITDHSFPESIHSDRVKLLIVKYETPSGIYSTYVLKDQLLAIDVHSKGYTLGKSELEIVHAAYGNELASRDVLGKMKHYAYFQWPHFTVDQELFPSGMGHEGNEYLLLVYLNADGIHALSCMEGERIHYSPDRTRLFADGSSRQQYIVENVARLGFAKGMDCSWAGALYTSLSAMGVDTRYEEVMGVSGACWRVAFAPVWDYSAADALVAYDYAEPAFNAYGLEASWANRLTPEERRREKQQIMESLHKGHLPVALNLRVAPEWGVITGYLDNGSTLLCRSYFDDETFNELQEDPEFREAMETSKGYLYVDHWPYKLLRIERLDAAPPALDNLFASLQVKLDSMQAGENHGYQLGYSALAAWTEGLLDHAWYQAADAGTFTRRYSVNHFCMMALNDARRSAAAYLQASLPLLPSPAAYALLSEMAAVYEQMHTLLDHFYSHMTEPAVLQTQASPKQLWDQGQREQQAELLQSVAVLERRGDELAGRLLEHQEISRG, from the coding sequence ATGATTAGTAGTGAAAAAGTAGGCAAGCGGATCGCCATGCTCCGCCGGGAAAAGCAATTGTCGCAGGAGCAATTAGCGGAGCAGCTGCATGTCAGCGCCCAGGCAGTGTCCAAGTGGGAAACCGGCAAGTCCCTGCCTGAAACGGCTACCCTGCCGCTGCTCTCAAGCATTCTGGGCCATTCGATCGACAGCATTCTGCTGCCGCAGGAGCTTACTGTTCTGTCAGCGGTCTATACCGATGGATACGAACAGCAGGATGTCACTCATTTTGTAAACCAATTCATTACCGGCAGTAAGCTTAGTTTGGCCATCACCGATCACAGCTTCCCGGAGTCCATTCACAGCGACCGCGTAAAACTGCTCATCGTCAAATACGAGACGCCCTCAGGCATCTACTCCACCTATGTGCTGAAAGACCAGCTCCTGGCGATCGATGTACATTCGAAAGGCTATACCCTTGGCAAAAGCGAGCTGGAGATTGTTCATGCCGCTTACGGCAATGAACTTGCCAGCCGGGATGTACTGGGGAAGATGAAGCACTACGCTTATTTTCAGTGGCCGCATTTTACGGTAGATCAGGAGCTTTTTCCAAGCGGGATGGGACATGAGGGCAACGAATATCTGCTGCTCGTCTATCTGAATGCGGACGGGATTCATGCACTCAGCTGCATGGAAGGGGAACGGATCCACTACAGCCCTGACCGGACAAGGCTATTTGCGGACGGGTCTTCCCGTCAGCAGTACATCGTAGAGAACGTAGCCCGCCTGGGTTTTGCCAAGGGAATGGATTGTTCTTGGGCAGGGGCACTTTATACTTCCTTGTCTGCTATGGGTGTAGATACCCGCTATGAGGAGGTTATGGGGGTATCCGGAGCATGCTGGCGGGTGGCTTTTGCCCCGGTGTGGGACTACAGTGCAGCAGACGCCCTCGTCGCCTACGACTATGCCGAGCCAGCCTTCAACGCCTACGGGCTTGAGGCCAGCTGGGCGAACCGCCTAACGCCGGAGGAGCGCAGACGGGAGAAGCAGCAAATCATGGAGAGCCTCCATAAGGGGCATCTGCCGGTCGCCTTGAACTTAAGGGTCGCCCCCGAGTGGGGAGTCATTACGGGATATCTCGATAACGGCAGCACCCTGCTGTGCCGCAGCTATTTTGATGATGAGACCTTTAATGAGCTGCAGGAGGATCCCGAATTCCGGGAAGCAATGGAGACCAGCAAAGGTTACTTGTACGTGGACCATTGGCCGTATAAGCTGCTCCGGATTGAACGGCTTGACGCTGCCCCGCCGGCGCTGGATAACCTGTTCGCTTCGCTCCAGGTTAAGCTGGACTCTATGCAGGCTGGAGAGAATCACGGCTACCAGCTGGGATACAGCGCCTTGGCAGCCTGGACGGAGGGCCTTCTTGATCACGCCTGGTACCAGGCAGCCGATGCCGGGACGTTCACTCGCCGCTACAGCGTAAATCACTTCTGCATGATGGCGTTAAACGATGCCCGGAGAAGCGCTGCCGCCTACTTGCAGGCCTCTCTGCCGCTCCTGCCCAGTCCGGCTGCTTACGCACTCTTGAGTGAAATGGCCGCCGTATATGAACAGATGCACACACTGCTTGACCATTTCTACAGCCATATGACTGAACCTGCCGTCCTGCAGACACAGGCTTCCCCTAAGCAACTGTGGGACCAGGGCCAGCGGGAGCAGCAGGCGGAGCTTCTGCAGAGCGTGGCTGTACTCGAACGCCGGGGCGATGAGCTGGCCGGGCGGCTGCTGGAGCATCAAGAAATTAGTAGAGGTTGA
- a CDS encoding DUF4037 domain-containing protein gives MSRPYVTVTSPNLLESMQKELHNRLQDFTALDGVCGITLNGGCSRGYADELSEIDLVLYLEDGQHGQWSNGRSPLPLGITKLGEYLYDIKISNLDKEQKKPWDSVALWDLSYARILYDPSGQIARFMNEKLAQRPERIQAEGLMFNCWWHFRLAGDIWLHRGDILQGHAMMNTAATQLIEAVFIANREYIPHAKWLIHLSRTLPWTPAGWEAGLMQIMSTGDCSRESLIARQAAIERIWSEVDAYIISQECPGYPLNIMHKTFYDLLELLLAHDNLPLETWTGRMGLSMLSAEPFIRFTTLTEDLIIVDKHKFMCIRPAGLYAWHSAIVEQLHAELHQQR, from the coding sequence ATGAGCAGGCCATATGTAACGGTAACCAGCCCCAATCTGCTGGAGTCCATGCAGAAAGAACTCCATAACCGGCTGCAGGATTTCACTGCCTTGGATGGAGTCTGCGGCATTACCCTGAACGGCGGATGTTCACGCGGGTATGCCGATGAATTATCCGAGATCGATCTGGTCTTGTATCTGGAGGACGGCCAGCACGGGCAGTGGAGTAACGGGCGCTCCCCGCTTCCGCTGGGGATCACCAAGCTGGGCGAATATCTCTACGATATCAAGATTTCGAATTTGGACAAGGAGCAAAAGAAGCCTTGGGACAGTGTAGCCTTGTGGGATTTATCCTACGCCAGGATTCTGTATGACCCTTCCGGACAAATTGCCCGGTTCATGAACGAGAAGCTGGCACAGCGGCCGGAACGTATACAGGCAGAAGGCCTCATGTTCAACTGCTGGTGGCACTTCCGGCTGGCCGGGGATATCTGGCTCCACCGTGGAGATATCTTGCAGGGCCATGCCATGATGAATACAGCCGCAACTCAGTTAATTGAGGCTGTATTCATCGCGAACCGCGAATATATACCGCATGCGAAATGGCTGATTCACCTGAGCCGTACCCTGCCCTGGACTCCAGCGGGGTGGGAAGCAGGACTGATGCAGATCATGAGCACCGGCGATTGCTCCCGGGAGAGCCTGATTGCAAGGCAAGCTGCCATTGAGCGTATTTGGAGCGAAGTGGATGCCTATATCATCAGCCAGGAATGCCCGGGCTACCCGTTAAACATCATGCACAAAACGTTCTACGATCTGCTGGAGCTCCTGCTGGCTCATGACAACCTCCCCCTGGAAACATGGACCGGCAGGATGGGCTTATCCATGCTGTCGGCAGAACCGTTTATCCGCTTCACCACCCTCACTGAAGACCTGATTATCGTGGATAAACACAAGTTCATGTGCATCCGTCCCGCCGGCCTGTATGCCTGGCACTCAGCCATTGTTGAGCAGTTACATGCTGAACTGCATCAGCAGCGCTAA
- a CDS encoding helix-turn-helix transcriptional regulator, producing the protein MLESDLLYEQGYSVRINTPADPLFYYFDYDQRSHNINMEFQHDHDFYEIHILLDSTATHIIEGNVHALRQYDIVLLRPYRLHMTQYPVGPPHKRLIINFAVPTNTPGFETAYKNMLLPFGEEVPIYRLTGEPRRAVFDPLNAIFTLSHNASPLNPVLIHSLFQQFLCALTEQREMNSYVLEEIGNATMQKIYSITACIHSRYSSELTLDSISREFYISPYYLSHQFKAVTGFTLTEYIQMTRVRKAQQLLIHTRHKISAIAEQCGFNSFSQFNRIFNKQSGMSPSAFRKQQASPGAAPAILSY; encoded by the coding sequence ATGCTTGAAAGCGACCTGTTATATGAGCAAGGGTATAGCGTACGCATCAACACTCCGGCTGACCCGCTATTTTACTATTTTGACTATGACCAGCGGTCCCACAATATCAATATGGAGTTTCAGCATGACCACGATTTCTATGAAATTCATATTCTGCTCGATTCCACGGCCACCCATATCATCGAAGGTAACGTACATGCCCTGCGGCAATATGATATCGTTCTGCTTCGTCCGTACCGGCTGCATATGACCCAGTATCCTGTAGGCCCGCCGCATAAACGGCTGATCATCAACTTTGCCGTGCCCACCAATACACCTGGTTTCGAAACCGCTTACAAAAATATGCTGCTCCCTTTCGGAGAAGAAGTCCCGATCTACCGGTTAACGGGCGAGCCGCGCAGAGCCGTGTTCGATCCCCTTAACGCCATTTTTACCTTGTCACACAACGCTTCTCCGCTGAATCCGGTGCTGATTCACAGCCTGTTCCAGCAGTTTCTGTGCGCTTTAACCGAGCAGCGGGAGATGAATAGCTATGTACTGGAGGAAATCGGGAACGCGACCATGCAAAAAATATATTCGATTACCGCATGCATCCATAGCCGCTACAGCAGCGAGCTGACCCTGGATTCGATCTCCAGGGAGTTCTATATCAGCCCCTACTATTTATCGCACCAGTTCAAGGCGGTCACCGGCTTTACCTTGACTGAGTATATCCAGATGACCCGGGTCCGCAAGGCCCAGCAGCTGCTAATTCATACCCGGCACAAGATCTCCGCCATCGCCGAGCAGTGCGGCTTCAACAGCTTCTCGCAGTTTAACCGCATCTTCAATAAGCAGAGCGGCATGTCTCCGTCCGCATTCCGCAAGCAGCAGGCTTCCCCCGGCGCAGCCCCGGCCATTCTGTCTTACTGA
- a CDS encoding alpha-mannosidase: protein MFLTEEKLIRRQAELGKYRYLKVLELTELELAEDEDGANGVYPGAVAFDGTIRLHEHWRGRDRYVWLRAVAVLPERKAGFKIAGRFDFGKSGSFNNSGFESLLFVNGAPYQGVDNNHREVIFDDELGGQTVELAFRLWSGLEGGGPPALQEHRISEAMLGYLDETVDDLFYMSQAALDTFRYLGSDQPEKQWLKKALNDAFNEIDWSEPGSEDHIRSLYRANVSLNQAVEAMPRTFDVTVTALGHTHIDVAWLWRLKHTREKTARSFSTVLRLMEEFPEYQFLQTQPQLYDYLERDYPELFGRITERIKEGRWEAEGAMWLEADCNIPSGESLVRQILAGKRYLREQFGIESKYLWLPDVFGYSWALPQILRGSGIDTFMTTKISWNQFNRMPHDTFWWRGMDGSEVLTHFITTSEKNGDAYTYNGRMTAALLRGIWNSYQDKEINDHLLFAYGWGDGGGGPTREMLELRRRFDKLPGMPKLQTGSAGEYFTGLHERIRGAESRVHTWNGELYFECHRGTYTSQARNKKYNRRLELLLRDAEWLHTLTGVRRGNLETAYPAAELRGIWEILLRNQFHDIIPGSSIKEVYEDSDLEYAEGEARSLALINGSVGGEEAGYGSPQGSSCSGGSEGEKYFTLLNSSTWDRPRYLELAGEADDPAGIRDRAGKLLEQQPTADGGRLVYIPSVPALGTAVLVSEPADARASESGQLAAIAGRRLTTPLVEAAWNDQGHFTSIRDLRNDRELLAPGQRGNVLQVFEDKPLDYEAWDIDIFYQEKMTEISQLTECRVTENGPLRAVLRMAWTYHRSVITQDIIFYRDTARMDFRTVIDWQGHNQLLKTAFPVDIHALEATYDIQFGNVKRPTHWNTSWDYARFETVGHQWADVSEKGYGVALLNDCKYGYDIKDRVLRLTLLKSAVHPDPEQDQGHHAFTYALYPHTGDFVEGGVVQEAWELNNPLRAVPGQLEGEPLFSIGGGHVLVDAVKRSEDGADIILRLHEYAGSRTQVRIESAYSIASWQECNLMEEPQGEWREDGLSFQIKPYEIRTFRIKLRQV from the coding sequence ATGTTTTTGACCGAAGAAAAGCTGATCCGTCGCCAGGCCGAACTCGGAAAGTACAGATACCTCAAGGTTCTGGAGCTTACGGAACTGGAGCTTGCGGAGGATGAGGACGGGGCTAATGGTGTTTATCCGGGGGCTGTTGCGTTTGATGGCACAATCAGGCTGCATGAACACTGGCGCGGGCGTGACCGTTATGTCTGGCTGCGTGCCGTGGCGGTGCTTCCAGAGAGGAAGGCTGGCTTTAAGATTGCAGGAAGATTTGATTTCGGGAAGTCGGGGAGCTTCAATAACTCCGGGTTCGAATCGCTGCTGTTTGTGAACGGGGCGCCTTATCAGGGTGTGGATAACAACCACCGGGAAGTTATTTTTGACGATGAATTAGGCGGACAGACTGTGGAATTGGCCTTCCGGTTATGGTCAGGTCTGGAGGGCGGGGGGCCGCCCGCCCTGCAGGAGCACCGGATCAGCGAGGCGATGCTGGGTTATCTGGATGAAACGGTTGATGATCTGTTCTATATGTCGCAGGCGGCGCTGGACACCTTCCGCTATCTGGGCAGCGACCAGCCAGAGAAGCAGTGGCTGAAAAAGGCGCTGAACGACGCATTCAATGAAATTGACTGGTCTGAACCCGGCTCGGAAGATCATATCCGCTCGCTGTACCGGGCAAATGTCAGCCTGAACCAGGCGGTTGAGGCCATGCCGCGGACCTTTGATGTGACGGTTACGGCCTTGGGCCATACCCATATTGATGTTGCCTGGCTGTGGCGGCTGAAGCATACGCGGGAGAAAACAGCACGTTCCTTCTCGACCGTGCTCCGGCTGATGGAGGAATTCCCGGAATATCAGTTCCTGCAGACACAGCCGCAATTGTACGACTATCTGGAGCGTGATTATCCCGAGCTGTTCGGGCGGATCACAGAGCGGATTAAGGAAGGCCGCTGGGAGGCGGAAGGGGCGATGTGGCTGGAGGCGGATTGTAATATTCCGTCCGGCGAGTCGCTGGTCCGCCAGATACTGGCGGGCAAACGCTATCTCCGTGAGCAGTTTGGAATCGAGAGCAAATACCTGTGGCTGCCGGATGTATTCGGGTACAGCTGGGCACTGCCGCAGATTCTGCGGGGGTCGGGTATAGACACGTTCATGACGACCAAAATCAGCTGGAACCAGTTCAACCGGATGCCGCATGATACCTTCTGGTGGCGGGGGATGGATGGCTCGGAGGTTCTGACGCATTTCATCACAACCTCGGAGAAGAACGGGGATGCGTATACGTATAACGGCCGGATGACGGCTGCGCTGCTGCGCGGAATCTGGAATTCGTATCAGGATAAGGAGATCAACGATCATCTGCTGTTTGCTTACGGATGGGGTGACGGGGGCGGCGGGCCTACGCGGGAGATGCTGGAGCTTCGGCGGCGTTTCGATAAGCTTCCGGGGATGCCTAAGCTTCAGACGGGCAGCGCGGGGGAATATTTCACCGGACTGCATGAGCGTATCCGCGGTGCTGAATCACGGGTGCATACCTGGAACGGCGAATTATACTTTGAATGCCACCGGGGTACCTATACCTCGCAAGCACGCAATAAAAAATACAACCGTCGCCTGGAGCTGCTGCTCCGCGATGCGGAGTGGCTGCACACGCTGACAGGTGTAAGACGCGGCAATCTTGAAACGGCTTATCCTGCGGCTGAACTGCGCGGGATTTGGGAGATCCTGCTGCGCAACCAGTTCCATGACATTATCCCGGGTTCGTCGATCAAAGAGGTGTACGAGGACAGTGACCTTGAATATGCGGAAGGGGAGGCGCGGTCGCTGGCTTTAATTAACGGCAGCGTCGGCGGGGAAGAAGCCGGTTACGGCAGCCCTCAGGGCAGCAGCTGTAGCGGCGGTTCTGAGGGGGAGAAATACTTCACGCTGCTGAACAGCTCGACCTGGGACCGTCCGCGTTATCTTGAACTGGCAGGCGAAGCGGACGATCCGGCCGGTATCCGGGACCGTGCCGGGAAGCTGCTGGAGCAGCAGCCGACGGCAGATGGCGGAAGGCTGGTGTATATTCCTTCCGTGCCTGCACTTGGCACAGCCGTGCTTGTATCGGAGCCGGCGGATGCCCGGGCTTCTGAATCGGGGCAGCTTGCGGCTATTGCCGGCCGCCGGCTGACCACTCCGCTGGTCGAGGCGGCCTGGAATGATCAGGGCCATTTCACTTCGATCCGGGACCTTCGGAATGACCGTGAGCTTCTGGCGCCGGGGCAGCGCGGCAATGTGCTTCAAGTGTTCGAAGACAAGCCGCTGGATTATGAGGCCTGGGACATCGACATCTTTTATCAGGAGAAGATGACGGAAATCTCGCAGCTTACAGAGTGCAGGGTGACCGAGAACGGTCCGCTGCGGGCAGTGCTGCGCATGGCTTGGACGTATCACCGTTCAGTGATCACCCAAGACATCATCTTCTACCGTGATACGGCCAGAATGGATTTCCGGACTGTCATCGACTGGCAGGGGCATAACCAGCTGCTGAAGACGGCCTTCCCGGTCGATATCCACGCGCTGGAAGCGACTTATGATATCCAGTTCGGCAATGTCAAACGGCCGACTCACTGGAATACGAGCTGGGATTACGCCCGTTTTGAAACAGTAGGCCACCAGTGGGCCGATGTCAGCGAGAAAGGATATGGCGTAGCTCTGCTCAATGACTGCAAATACGGCTATGACATCAAAGACCGTGTACTGCGGTTAACCCTGCTGAAATCGGCCGTTCATCCCGATCCGGAACAGGATCAGGGGCATCACGCCTTTACGTATGCGCTATATCCGCATACCGGTGATTTTGTAGAAGGCGGAGTGGTCCAGGAGGCCTGGGAGCTGAATAATCCCCTGCGTGCTGTACCGGGACAGCTGGAAGGCGAGCCGCTGTTCTCCATCGGAGGCGGACATGTGCTGGTCGATGCCGTCAAGCGCTCGGAAGATGGTGCCGATATTATACTGCGCCTGCATGAATATGCCGGTTCGCGGACTCAGGTGCGTATAGAGAGCGCCTACTCCATCGCATCCTGGCAGGAGTGCAATTTAATGGAGGAGCCGCAGGGCGAATGGCGGGAGGACGGCTTGTCCTTCCAGATCAAGCCTTACGAGATCAGGACGTTTAGAATCAAGCTGCGGCAGGTGTGA
- a CDS encoding glycoside hydrolase family 88/105 protein: MAGAGEGQQMVNSRVNKDEITGKLNRVTEKLLKLDRPDNEAELQNLGEDAGRRGYFARDFGMEEWDWPQGVGLYGLQKLERHFGDGRYTAYAKPWMARQLEKGLPSRNINTTAPLLSLMELAEAEELSHEWVNWLMNGLPRTLEQGYQHVTTGADKSEITLHENEIWIDTLFMAILFTAKMGVKYDNAQWRQTSLHQLLLHIKYLYDKKTGLFFHGWHFGGRHNFSEAFWCRGNGWFTLGLPEYLELMRPYLDSGVFTYLQQILQAQAEALLACQSADGLWHTLLDDPGSYTETSGSAAIAAGILHGVRRGLLPEAYAEPALGAIQAVLDRIDDEGTVLGVSGGTPIGAAKEDYKGIIIAPMAYGQAMALVALGEALHYC; encoded by the coding sequence ATGGCGGGAGCAGGAGAGGGGCAACAGATGGTGAACAGCCGGGTGAACAAGGACGAGATAACTGGAAAGCTAAATCGTGTAACGGAGAAGCTGCTGAAGCTTGACCGGCCGGACAACGAAGCTGAATTACAGAACCTGGGGGAGGATGCGGGGCGGCGGGGGTATTTCGCCCGGGATTTCGGCATGGAGGAGTGGGACTGGCCGCAGGGCGTGGGACTCTATGGTCTGCAAAAGCTGGAGCGGCATTTCGGGGACGGCCGGTATACGGCTTATGCCAAGCCCTGGATGGCCCGCCAGCTGGAGAAAGGACTGCCCAGCCGGAACATCAATACGACTGCCCCGCTGCTGTCGCTGATGGAACTGGCGGAAGCTGAGGAGCTGAGTCACGAATGGGTAAACTGGCTGATGAATGGCCTGCCCCGCACACTGGAGCAAGGTTATCAGCATGTGACAACGGGTGCAGACAAGAGTGAAATTACACTCCATGAGAATGAAATCTGGATCGATACGCTGTTTATGGCGATTCTGTTCACGGCGAAAATGGGTGTGAAATACGATAATGCGCAGTGGCGGCAGACGTCCCTGCACCAGCTGCTGCTGCATATTAAATACCTGTATGACAAAAAGACAGGCCTGTTCTTCCACGGCTGGCATTTTGGCGGGCGGCATAATTTCAGCGAAGCCTTCTGGTGCCGCGGTAATGGCTGGTTCACGCTCGGACTGCCGGAGTATCTGGAGCTGATGCGCCCGTATCTGGACAGCGGAGTCTTCACGTATCTTCAGCAGATTCTGCAGGCACAGGCAGAGGCCTTGTTGGCCTGTCAGAGTGCAGACGGACTGTGGCATACACTGCTGGACGATCCGGGGAGTTACACCGAAACGTCCGGATCAGCAGCCATAGCAGCCGGTATTCTGCATGGTGTACGCAGGGGGCTGCTGCCGGAGGCCTATGCAGAACCGGCTCTGGGCGCGATTCAGGCGGTGCTGGACCGGATTGACGATGAAGGCACAGTGCTTGGCGTATCGGGCGGCACGCCGATTGGTGCAGCCAAGGAAGATTATAAAGGAATCATTATTGCCCCCATGGCCTACGGTCAGGCGATGGCTCTGGTCGCGCTCGGTGAAGCTCTGCATTACTGCTGA
- the iolG gene encoding inositol 2-dehydrogenase → MVKPIVVGIIGAGRIGRLHAHNLRVMPSFTLKSIAEAVVSEDLLAWAESRGLGPVFVDAEDILNDPEIEAVFICTPTDTHADWIERAARAGKHIFCEKPISLSPQQTSRALQIAEEAGVLLQVGFNRRMDPSFRKLKQLVQSGELGSPHIVKITSRDPQPPGEGYVRSSGGMFMDMTIHDFDMARYLMGEEVTEVYTRGANLVDPMFGRCGDVDTAVITLTFASGAICVIDNSRKAVYGYDQRVEVFGSLGSATADNCRPTTVEVSTAASVTRDQPQHFFLERYNQAFTDEVAAFARTIRLQEPLICSGLDGQQAERLAVAAKESQRTGLPVKLSVSAGEGRSEMQAL, encoded by the coding sequence ATGGTAAAACCAATCGTAGTTGGCATTATCGGCGCCGGGAGAATCGGCCGCCTGCATGCGCATAATCTGCGTGTGATGCCGTCGTTTACACTGAAGTCGATTGCCGAGGCTGTAGTGAGCGAGGATTTGCTGGCCTGGGCGGAGAGCCGCGGCCTGGGCCCGGTATTCGTGGATGCGGAAGATATTCTGAATGATCCGGAGATCGAGGCGGTGTTCATCTGCACACCAACAGATACCCACGCCGACTGGATTGAGCGGGCTGCCCGCGCCGGGAAGCATATTTTCTGCGAGAAGCCGATCAGCCTGTCACCCCAGCAGACCAGCCGGGCGCTGCAGATTGCAGAGGAAGCAGGCGTGCTGCTTCAGGTCGGCTTTAACCGCCGGATGGACCCGAGCTTCCGTAAGCTTAAGCAGCTGGTTCAATCCGGAGAGCTGGGCAGTCCGCATATTGTGAAGATCACTTCACGGGATCCTCAGCCTCCCGGCGAGGGTTATGTGCGCTCCTCCGGCGGCATGTTCATGGATATGACGATTCACGATTTCGATATGGCCCGTTATCTGATGGGCGAGGAAGTAACCGAAGTCTACACTCGTGGGGCCAATCTGGTTGATCCGATGTTCGGGCGCTGCGGCGATGTGGACACGGCCGTCATCACGCTGACCTTCGCCAGCGGAGCGATCTGTGTCATTGATAACAGCCGGAAGGCGGTCTATGGCTATGATCAGCGGGTCGAGGTGTTCGGCTCGCTCGGCTCGGCCACTGCAGACAATTGCCGCCCGACGACAGTAGAGGTATCCACCGCGGCTTCGGTCACCCGCGACCAGCCGCAGCATTTCTTCCTGGAGCGGTACAACCAGGCCTTCACCGATGAAGTTGCCGCGTTTGCCCGCACGATCCGCCTGCAGGAGCCGCTCATCTGCAGCGGGCTTGACGGCCAGCAGGCCGAGCGGCTTGCCGTAGCTGCTAAGGAATCGCAGCGGACCGGGCTTCCGGTCAAGCTGTCTGTTAGCGCCGGAGAGGGACGATCAGAGATGCAAGCCTTGTAA
- the iolB gene encoding 5-deoxy-glucuronate isomerase → MSDLIIKAGAPGKDGLVAAVSKESAGWKYVGFEVYQLQAGDVLKRSAEGNEICLVLLAGKADVKVDGQLFAGIGGRMSVFEDMPPYAVYVPAGAHYEVTALSELELAVCLAPGTGKYAPRLIAPSDAVAEDRGYGSMSRRVVNILPESSEAESLLVVEVRTSGGNWSSYPPHKHDQDNLPAESYLEETYYHRVNPAHGFVVQRVYNDDRSLDETMAVTDRSIVLVPEGYHPVSAPPGYDSYYLNVMAGPVRTWVFHNDPEHEWLFEAQQQRPDKQE, encoded by the coding sequence ATGTCTGATCTAATCATTAAGGCCGGTGCGCCCGGCAAGGATGGACTTGTGGCCGCGGTGAGCAAGGAGAGCGCCGGATGGAAATACGTAGGGTTTGAAGTGTATCAGCTGCAGGCCGGAGATGTGCTTAAGCGCAGCGCCGAAGGGAACGAGATCTGCCTCGTGCTGCTGGCCGGTAAGGCGGATGTTAAGGTGGACGGCCAGCTGTTCGCCGGTATCGGCGGGCGCATGTCCGTCTTTGAGGATATGCCGCCGTATGCGGTATATGTTCCTGCGGGAGCGCATTATGAGGTTACGGCTCTGAGTGAGCTGGAGCTAGCAGTCTGCCTTGCCCCGGGGACGGGTAAGTATGCCCCGAGGCTGATCGCCCCGTCCGACGCTGTGGCAGAGGACCGCGGCTATGGAAGTATGTCCCGCCGGGTAGTCAACATCCTGCCTGAGAGCAGTGAAGCCGAGAGCCTGCTGGTTGTTGAAGTGCGCACGAGCGGGGGCAACTGGTCCAGCTATCCTCCGCACAAGCATGACCAGGATAATCTGCCGGCAGAGTCCTATCTGGAAGAAACGTATTATCACCGGGTAAATCCCGCCCACGGCTTTGTGGTGCAGCGGGTATACAATGACGATAGAAGCCTTGATGAGACGATGGCCGTAACGGATCGCAGCATTGTGCTCGTTCCGGAAGGCTACCATCCGGTATCCGCCCCGCCGGGCTACGATTCTTATTATCTGAACGTAATGGCAGGTCCGGTCCGTACTTGGGTCTTCCATAACGACCCGGAGCATGAGTGGCTATTCGAGGCGCAGCAGCAACGCCCGGACAAACAGGAATAA
- a CDS encoding LacI family DNA-binding transcriptional regulator: MKPTIYDVAREAGVSIATVSKVLNKSGRISDKTREKVDRIMAELNYQPSLVASALTSRRTGTIGLMIPDIANPFFAEAARSIEDYAQEQGSDLIVCSTDRNDEKAARYISLLLRKRVDGLIIASHTGNPDMIRRLLADHVPLVLFSADIRMMESNSVTVDDYKGGYQATEYLLSLGHRKLGIISDNLRGASCVLRAS, encoded by the coding sequence ATGAAACCTACGATATATGATGTGGCACGGGAAGCGGGGGTCTCCATCGCTACGGTGTCCAAAGTGTTGAATAAGAGCGGGAGGATCAGCGACAAGACGCGGGAGAAGGTGGACCGTATCATGGCGGAGCTGAATTATCAGCCGAGTCTGGTAGCCTCTGCGCTGACGAGCCGAAGGACAGGAACGATTGGGCTGATGATTCCGGATATCGCCAATCCATTTTTTGCGGAGGCAGCACGCAGTATTGAAGATTACGCACAGGAACAGGGGAGCGACTTAATCGTGTGCAGTACGGACCGGAACGACGAGAAGGCGGCCAGATATATCTCGCTGCTCTTGCGCAAGCGGGTGGATGGTCTAATCATTGCTTCCCATACCGGCAATCCTGACATGATCCGCCGTCTGCTGGCTGATCATGTGCCGCTAGTGCTGTTCTCGGCGGATATCCGCATGATGGAGAGCAACTCTGTTACGGTGGATGATTACAAAGGCGGCTATCAGGCGACAGAATATTTGCTGTCCTTAGGGCATCGCAAACTGGGCATTATATCCGACAATTTGCGGGGAGCAAGCTGCGTGCTGAGGGCTTCCTAG